A single window of Micrococcaceae bacterium Sec5.1 DNA harbors:
- a CDS encoding ABC transporter substrate-binding protein, with protein MKKYLTGFTLAAVAAITLSACGGGDPMSTSNTAAAGGSGDSIIVGSADFPESQLIAKIYAEALKAKGVNVTEKPSIGSREVTVPALKDGSIDLMPEYSGSLLQYLDPTTKASSPDDVIKELGTKIPSGLTQLTASKAQDNDVLAVKKETADKYNLKTIEDLQPVAKELVLGGPPEWKTRVNGVAGLKSVYGLDFQDFSALDAGGPLTLNALLSGQVQAADLFSTDPAIAENHLVTLEDPKNLFVAQNVFPIINEKKSSDTVKSVLDKVSAALSTEDLIEMNGRTAKFEDMGQIAKEWLKSKNLG; from the coding sequence ATGAAGAAGTACTTGACCGGTTTCACCCTTGCCGCCGTTGCGGCCATCACCTTGAGTGCCTGCGGCGGCGGGGACCCCATGAGCACATCCAACACTGCGGCAGCAGGAGGCTCCGGCGACAGCATCATTGTCGGTTCGGCTGACTTCCCCGAAAGCCAGTTGATCGCCAAGATCTACGCTGAGGCCCTCAAAGCCAAGGGCGTGAATGTCACCGAAAAGCCCAGCATTGGCAGCCGCGAAGTGACTGTCCCGGCTCTGAAGGACGGTTCCATTGACCTGATGCCGGAATACAGCGGATCACTTCTGCAATACCTGGATCCCACCACCAAGGCCTCCTCACCTGACGACGTCATCAAGGAGCTGGGCACCAAAATACCGTCGGGACTCACCCAGTTGACGGCGTCCAAAGCGCAGGACAACGACGTCCTGGCAGTGAAGAAGGAAACTGCCGACAAGTACAATCTGAAGACCATCGAGGATCTGCAACCTGTAGCCAAGGAGCTCGTCCTGGGCGGCCCACCGGAGTGGAAGACTCGTGTGAACGGTGTGGCGGGGCTGAAATCGGTCTATGGATTGGACTTCCAGGACTTCTCAGCGCTCGACGCCGGTGGTCCACTCACGCTAAACGCGCTCCTTTCCGGTCAGGTCCAGGCAGCTGATCTCTTCAGCACGGACCCGGCAATAGCTGAGAATCATCTGGTCACCCTCGAGGACCCGAAGAACCTCTTCGTGGCCCAGAACGTCTTTCCCATCATTAACGAGAAGAAGTCCTCAGACACCGTCAAGAGTGTGCTTGACAAGGTTTCGGCGGCATTATCCACCGAGGACCTTATTGAGATGAACGGCAGGACTGCCAAATTTGAGGATATGGGACAGATTGCCAAGGAATGGCTCAAGAGCAAGAACCTGGGCTAA
- a CDS encoding ABC transporter permease subunit: MADTVDPQGGGIVNYLFDPKHWSGADGIPTLIGEHLLYSLIALAIAAVIAIPLGIYIGVTGKGVFMIAGLANALRALPSVGLLILLVLLISPAFPSRMGYILPSLIVLVLLAVPPILTNTYAGVRAVDAAAVDAAKGMGFRTMKILTDVQLPCSLPLVLSGVRSALLQIISTATIAAYISLGGLGRLLIDGKAQNDYSQMVAGAVLVALLALFFDQLLAFITRRVVSPGLTRRTIKSVPVAEPVKTPVTV, encoded by the coding sequence GTGGCTGACACCGTGGACCCCCAAGGTGGTGGCATCGTGAACTACTTGTTCGACCCCAAGCACTGGAGCGGCGCAGACGGCATCCCGACCTTGATCGGCGAGCACCTCCTGTACTCCCTGATCGCTCTGGCCATCGCTGCCGTTATCGCCATACCACTGGGCATCTACATCGGCGTAACCGGCAAGGGCGTGTTCATGATCGCCGGCCTGGCGAACGCGCTGCGTGCCCTGCCGAGCGTTGGCCTGCTGATCCTCCTGGTCCTGCTTATTTCACCAGCGTTCCCATCGAGGATGGGCTACATCCTGCCAAGCCTCATCGTGCTGGTCCTCCTTGCGGTGCCGCCTATCCTGACCAACACCTACGCCGGCGTGCGCGCAGTGGATGCTGCCGCCGTCGACGCCGCAAAGGGCATGGGCTTCCGCACCATGAAGATCCTTACGGATGTCCAGCTGCCGTGCTCCCTTCCGCTTGTTTTGTCCGGTGTCCGCAGCGCCCTGCTGCAGATTATCTCGACGGCGACCATCGCAGCGTACATTTCGCTTGGCGGCCTGGGCCGTCTCCTGATCGACGGCAAGGCCCAAAATGACTACAGCCAAATGGTCGCCGGCGCTGTCCTCGTAGCTTTGCTGGCCCTGTTCTTCGACCAGCTTCTCGCTTTCATCACCCGTCGCGTTGTCTCACCCGGACTGACACGGCGAACCATCAAGTCGGTTCCAGTAGCCGAACCCGTGAAGACCCCCGTCACGGTCTAA
- a CDS encoding ABC transporter permease, with amino-acid sequence MNFEWLGRQFDNIVFLLGWHVLLAVIPLVLGLLIALPLGWWAHRSRRIYPLLVGIAGLLYTVPSLALFVLLPLVLGTKILDPLNIVAALTIYTVALLVRVVADALDSVPEDTIQAAKAMGYRGYQSLLKVELPVGVPVISAGLRVAAVSNVSLVSVAALLGIPQLGSLFTQGFQLRFFTPIIAGIVLCVVLAMILDGLIILLNRWLTPWTPKVVAS; translated from the coding sequence ATGAACTTTGAGTGGCTGGGCCGCCAGTTCGACAACATCGTTTTCCTGCTCGGCTGGCACGTCCTGCTGGCCGTCATCCCCTTGGTCCTTGGTCTGCTGATCGCCTTGCCGCTGGGCTGGTGGGCGCACCGGAGTCGTCGGATCTATCCGCTGCTGGTGGGCATCGCAGGGCTCCTCTACACCGTTCCCTCCCTGGCACTCTTCGTGCTCCTGCCACTCGTCCTCGGCACCAAGATCCTGGACCCGCTGAACATCGTGGCCGCGCTGACCATCTACACGGTGGCGCTGCTGGTGCGAGTCGTGGCAGATGCCCTGGATTCCGTCCCTGAAGACACCATCCAAGCTGCCAAGGCCATGGGATACCGCGGTTACCAGAGCCTGTTGAAGGTTGAGCTGCCGGTGGGCGTTCCCGTCATCTCCGCAGGCCTTCGCGTAGCCGCTGTGTCCAACGTCAGCCTGGTCTCCGTTGCCGCGCTGTTGGGTATCCCGCAGCTCGGCTCCCTGTTCACGCAGGGCTTCCAGCTCCGCTTCTTCACGCCGATCATCGCCGGCATCGTGCTCTGCGTGGTTCTGGCCATGATCCTGGACGGGCTGATCATCCTTCTCAACCGGTGGCTGACACCGTGGACCCCCAAGGTGGTGGCATCGTGA